A single window of Psychrobacter raelei DNA harbors:
- a CDS encoding S24 family peptidase → MSYLVSNLEFLLKKHGINAYQLQDKSGIPQSTTFRIINGDTQSPSSKTVKKYAEYFDIEEAELRFKDLTRIQGDNFRVLPMDNVRRVPVLNYVQAGEFCHYFDDAIADTFEIIIGDYPPHVHWVIIEGLSMTPDFNPGDLILVDPDTQPSPGNYVVAKKAGENAVTFKKWRPRGFDDNGVEYCELVPLNPDFPTIDSRHTPFTICGVAVEHKKKLK, encoded by the coding sequence ATGTCTTACTTAGTTAGTAACTTAGAATTTTTATTAAAAAAACATGGAATTAACGCCTACCAATTACAGGACAAGTCTGGCATTCCACAGTCAACGACTTTCAGAATAATAAATGGTGATACCCAAAGCCCCAGCAGTAAGACTGTTAAGAAATACGCGGAATATTTTGACATTGAAGAGGCTGAGCTTAGGTTTAAAGACCTCACTAGAATCCAAGGTGATAACTTCAGAGTTTTACCAATGGATAATGTACGGCGCGTACCTGTCCTTAATTACGTACAAGCTGGCGAGTTTTGCCATTACTTCGATGATGCTATTGCTGATACTTTTGAAATCATCATAGGTGATTATCCACCCCATGTTCACTGGGTAATCATTGAGGGCTTGAGCATGACGCCTGACTTCAATCCAGGCGATCTCATCTTGGTCGATCCAGACACCCAGCCTTCACCCGGTAATTATGTCGTTGCTAAAAAAGCAGGTGAAAACGCCGTAACTTTTAAAAAGTGGCGGCCACGTGGGTTTGATGATAACGGTGTGGAGTACTGTGAGCTAGTACCTCTAAACCCTGACTTCCCTACCATTGATAGCAGACATACTCCGTTCACAATTTGCGGTGTGGCTGTTGAGCATAAGAAGAAACTGAAATAA
- a CDS encoding surface-adhesin E family protein produces the protein MTRLLVFSLVLCSAQAYAAKWVQLADDDDSSFYIDIDSVRSISPYLVGSSSTDRYLSVFSRIDFNDGARLSSGEAYTHTIQYNYINCDMGSYFVKSFRMYNNREVVASDDYTIEDESEFKIAYPTTPPDDIIKTICV, from the coding sequence ATGACAAGACTACTGGTATTTAGTTTGGTGCTTTGTAGTGCTCAAGCGTATGCTGCAAAATGGGTGCAGCTTGCAGACGACGATGATTCTAGCTTTTATATAGATATTGATAGTGTTAGAAGTATTAGCCCTTACCTGGTAGGCAGCAGTTCGACTGATCGGTATCTATCAGTGTTCAGCAGGATTGACTTCAATGACGGTGCTCGCTTATCAAGCGGTGAGGCCTATACTCACACTATTCAATACAATTATATCAACTGTGATATGGGCAGCTATTTTGTTAAAAGTTTTAGAATGTATAACAACAGAGAAGTTGTAGCATCTGATGACTATACGATTGAAGATGAAAGTGAGTTTAAAATTGCATACCCTACCACTCCACCAGATGACATAATTAAAACCATCTGCGTATAA
- a CDS encoding SDH family Clp fold serine proteinase: MTISNTQSVTIVYVGEINRYGYERISKVCEGLPEDHPKTVDLVLSTYGGDPDAGFRIARCLQHYFEDGITLYVPHYCKSAGTLIAIGASELVLSDGGELGPLDVQIMKSDEMFERSSGMDITQGFNVLSTQAYDMFNSIAIKLKTQTRLSTKLATDAAAQITVGTFSPIFSQIDPTRLGETQRATEIAFKYGNRLQEKFNNLHENGVLNLVADYPSHGFVIDRKEARSIFKKVRAPDSTEKTLLNQIDVIIREGISLHDVFCNELDLPALYETLNRKEEDDEANRDNNSEQQANASTAQSNDISNSPELKECNARSQSKKQRNSDESNGDS, encoded by the coding sequence ATGACTATAAGTAATACACAATCAGTAACCATAGTTTATGTTGGAGAAATTAATAGATATGGCTATGAAAGGATTTCTAAAGTTTGCGAAGGACTGCCTGAAGACCATCCGAAAACTGTAGACCTTGTATTATCTACTTATGGTGGAGATCCAGATGCTGGGTTTAGGATTGCTAGGTGTTTGCAGCACTATTTTGAAGATGGCATAACACTATATGTTCCTCACTACTGCAAATCTGCAGGGACTTTAATAGCAATTGGAGCAAGCGAACTTGTGCTATCAGATGGCGGGGAGTTGGGCCCATTGGATGTGCAAATAATGAAATCTGACGAAATGTTTGAGCGCTCCTCTGGTATGGACATTACTCAGGGGTTTAATGTATTATCTACACAAGCTTATGATATGTTTAATAGCATAGCTATAAAACTTAAAACACAGACTAGACTTTCTACTAAACTTGCAACTGATGCAGCTGCACAAATTACCGTAGGTACATTTAGTCCAATATTTTCTCAGATTGACCCCACTAGGCTAGGCGAAACTCAGCGAGCTACAGAAATTGCATTTAAATACGGCAACAGATTGCAAGAAAAATTTAACAATTTACATGAAAATGGGGTGCTAAACTTAGTAGCAGACTATCCTTCACATGGCTTCGTTATTGACAGAAAAGAGGCGCGTAGTATATTTAAAAAAGTACGAGCGCCTGATTCAACTGAAAAGACTCTTCTGAATCAAATTGATGTAATTATTCGCGAAGGCATAAGTCTACATGATGTATTTTGTAATGAGCTTGATTTACCAGCACTCTACGAAACATTAAATAGGAAGGAAGAGGATGATGAAGCTAACAGAGACAATAATAGTGAGCAACAAGCAAATGCAAGCACAGCACAAAGCAATGATATATCAAACTCCCCAGAGCTTAAAGAATGCAATGCAAGAAGCCAGTCGAAAAAGCAGCGAAATAGCGATGAAAGTAATGGAGACTCGTAA
- a CDS encoding lambda-exonuclease family protein gives MSNLAIAKNFKKYETCLALSTKNMCREDWLTARQTGIGGSDISAIMGVNPYATAYDVYVSKTEPVDEEASEFAYWGTTLEPVVAAEFAKRNDFKIQNVNFMMRHPVHTFAVANIDRAVINPEISGNVRFKDGKLTSDTILEIKTASEYVAKDWGDEESDQVPDQYMCQAQWYMGVTDTKTCYMAVLIGGNKYRQYKIERSQELIDVLFEAAEDFWVNNVLAGVAPEPTTLENAKNKYPAHNPDTVLDISIDSDEVKVFNEYVELKEAEKLLKKQIEAAQTKLICTIGDNEALAIDGDIAVTYKAQVSNRFDSNSFKKDMPELAAKYVKQSASRVMRIK, from the coding sequence ATGAGTAATTTAGCAATCGCCAAGAATTTTAAGAAGTATGAAACTTGCCTGGCTTTAAGCACTAAAAACATGTGCCGCGAAGATTGGTTAACGGCTCGCCAAACTGGTATCGGTGGCTCTGATATCAGCGCAATCATGGGTGTTAACCCCTACGCTACCGCCTACGATGTTTATGTCAGCAAGACTGAGCCAGTGGATGAAGAAGCTAGCGAGTTCGCTTACTGGGGTACCACCTTGGAACCAGTGGTCGCTGCTGAATTTGCCAAGCGTAATGACTTTAAAATCCAAAACGTTAATTTCATGATGCGTCATCCCGTTCATACATTTGCAGTGGCCAACATTGACCGCGCTGTGATCAATCCAGAGATTAGCGGCAACGTCAGATTTAAAGACGGCAAGCTTACTTCCGATACTATCTTAGAGATTAAGACGGCATCTGAGTATGTCGCTAAAGACTGGGGCGATGAAGAGTCAGACCAAGTCCCTGACCAGTATATGTGTCAAGCACAGTGGTATATGGGCGTTACTGATACCAAGACTTGCTACATGGCTGTGCTAATCGGTGGCAACAAGTACCGCCAGTACAAGATTGAACGAAGCCAAGAGCTTATCGATGTGCTTTTTGAAGCAGCCGAAGACTTTTGGGTTAACAATGTTTTAGCAGGTGTGGCACCAGAGCCAACGACTCTTGAAAACGCTAAGAATAAGTACCCCGCTCACAACCCTGACACGGTGCTGGACATCTCCATTGATAGCGACGAAGTCAAAGTGTTTAACGAGTATGTAGAGCTAAAAGAAGCTGAAAAGCTGCTTAAGAAGCAGATTGAAGCTGCTCAAACCAAGCTTATTTGCACGATTGGTGACAATGAAGCACTGGCAATCGATGGCGATATTGCAGTGACTTACAAGGCGCAAGTTAGCAACCGCTTTGATAGCAATAGCTTTAAAAAAGATATGCCAGAACTTGCTGCTAAGTATGTCAAACAGTCAGCAAGCCGTGTGATGCGAATCAAATAA
- a CDS encoding transcriptional regulator: MNNLPQQTQSSGFINPQNYQEAWQFSEMLAASEMVPKNFKGKPADILIAMQMGSEIGLKPLQSLQNIAVVNGRPTIWGDAVVAICQSSGMLEDITEEVTDEYATVTVKRIGQEPHSVTFSMQDAKKAGLAGKQGPWTQYPKRMMKNRARAYALRDKFADVLSGFGITEEEKDRAIDVTPAKPVKTKNAGASALLERVKAKAATVEAPAIEYFDTSDLLSTIGKAQDLKQINSIGKEIKAMSEDADINIKNDDLEALRKTWKDKKLELEYANLMNNIKSCQSLDDVERMRGVIEDKSGDFAQPDLQLLSDTLDMIAEEIGAEG, encoded by the coding sequence ATGAATAACTTACCCCAACAAACTCAATCATCTGGCTTTATCAACCCTCAAAACTATCAAGAAGCCTGGCAGTTTAGTGAAATGTTAGCAGCATCTGAAATGGTACCCAAGAACTTCAAAGGTAAACCGGCCGATATTTTAATCGCCATGCAAATGGGTAGCGAGATTGGCTTAAAACCCCTGCAATCATTGCAAAATATCGCTGTAGTTAATGGCCGTCCTACCATCTGGGGTGATGCTGTTGTGGCCATCTGCCAAAGCTCAGGGATGCTTGAAGATATTACTGAAGAAGTTACAGATGAATATGCAACGGTCACTGTTAAGCGTATTGGTCAAGAGCCACACAGCGTAACCTTTAGTATGCAAGACGCTAAAAAAGCAGGGTTGGCTGGTAAACAAGGTCCCTGGACTCAGTACCCCAAGCGCATGATGAAAAACCGCGCACGTGCTTACGCTCTACGTGACAAGTTCGCTGACGTGCTAAGTGGCTTTGGGATCACTGAAGAAGAGAAAGACCGTGCGATTGACGTTACTCCAGCCAAGCCGGTTAAAACCAAGAACGCCGGTGCCTCTGCCCTACTTGAGCGTGTCAAAGCAAAGGCGGCAACAGTTGAAGCGCCGGCTATTGAATACTTTGATACATCAGATTTGCTAAGCACGATTGGTAAAGCTCAAGACTTAAAGCAAATTAATAGTATCGGCAAAGAAATTAAAGCCATGTCTGAAGATGCAGATATCAACATCAAAAATGATGACTTGGAAGCTCTACGTAAAACTTGGAAAGATAAAAAGCTGGAGCTTGAGTACGCCAATCTTATGAATAACATCAAATCATGCCAGTCATTAGATGATGTTGAGCGTATGCGCGGTGTGATTGAAGACAAGTCTGGTGACTTTGCACAGCCTGATTTACAGCTACTTAGCGACACGCTAGACATGATCGCTGAAGAAATTGGTGCTGAGGGTTAA
- a CDS encoding TonB-dependent siderophore receptor, producing the protein MSQIARPITLTSPRFLSVCVGAAMLATLPSIASAVEIHNAEADNTVENATTTPTPKTQANERIHRAAAPTVMLDTIQVVASNNDISEDSDSYVFENASTATGLALSPQYTPQSVTTITHQQIEDQDLEDVADVLRHTPGVSLLTFDGGRTMSSARGFDITQYQIDGQDVDFNGIWTKGEDFTSTAIFDRVEVVRGATGLTSGSGEPSASINLIRKRANSRNPEAMIRVEGDHHGQYGATLDASTPLIKGGDIRGRFIAQYKDGDTFIDREEKQIGLLYGVVDADIGEKATLSIGASQQDTKIDSGMWGGLPAYYSDGGKTSWDVDRNSSVDWVEWDNKNRTYFGTLNYDITHDWQFMLQGSRSKNEADDKLLYLLSNTIDRETGMGAATYNSYSGGDRNQDNWKATVNGVFDAFGQTHTVQFGGSYNKNELKSYAHTATPNYEPINFYTWNGDYPEPVWSDKRETANVDTKEKSLFASGRFQLTDPLALVLGTRVTDYDSEGFDSGVDIDVSHDDKWVPYIGATYDINDNHTVFASYTSIFDPQIERDVNNNLLDPVDGDNYELGIKSSNVAGTLQGQFSVFRIKQDNLAQPVAGTTIINTDPPQQAYIQADGATSKGVDIEVTGRINPDWQTSIGFTQFIAKDDNDDRVNPQFPDRVFKLFNTYDMSSWIPGLTVGGGINWSDERHTLLTNPATQTLEKYEQNNVTLVDIMARYNITDSLEAQLNVENLFDEEYLSNTGFGFGQINYGKPLTLSGKLSYTF; encoded by the coding sequence ATGAGTCAAATTGCACGTCCCATAACATTGACATCACCCCGTTTCTTATCCGTTTGTGTGGGGGCAGCGATGCTAGCTACACTGCCATCAATAGCCAGTGCAGTAGAAATACATAATGCAGAAGCAGACAATACAGTAGAAAATGCTACGACAACACCAACACCTAAAACGCAGGCGAATGAACGAATACATCGGGCGGCCGCACCCACTGTCATGCTAGATACGATACAAGTGGTAGCCTCTAACAACGATATTAGTGAAGACAGTGATAGTTACGTTTTTGAGAATGCATCAACTGCAACGGGTTTGGCTTTGTCTCCCCAATATACTCCGCAATCGGTCACGACCATTACCCATCAGCAGATTGAAGATCAAGACCTAGAAGATGTTGCCGATGTATTACGGCACACGCCAGGGGTTAGCCTGCTGACCTTTGACGGTGGGCGTACCATGTCGTCTGCACGTGGTTTTGATATCACTCAATATCAAATTGACGGTCAAGATGTTGATTTTAATGGTATTTGGACAAAGGGCGAAGACTTTACCAGTACTGCTATTTTTGACCGTGTCGAAGTGGTGCGCGGCGCAACAGGATTAACCAGTGGCTCAGGTGAGCCTTCAGCGTCTATTAATCTGATTCGTAAACGTGCCAATAGCCGTAACCCTGAAGCCATGATTCGTGTTGAAGGTGATCATCATGGTCAATATGGCGCAACGCTCGATGCCAGTACGCCATTAATAAAAGGGGGCGATATAAGAGGGCGTTTTATCGCGCAATATAAAGATGGCGACACCTTTATTGATCGTGAAGAAAAACAGATAGGTCTATTGTATGGTGTGGTCGATGCTGATATAGGCGAAAAAGCCACACTTAGTATAGGGGCATCGCAACAAGATACCAAGATAGATTCGGGCATGTGGGGCGGATTGCCTGCATACTACTCAGATGGCGGAAAAACGTCTTGGGATGTAGACCGAAATAGCAGTGTGGACTGGGTAGAATGGGACAATAAAAATCGCACGTATTTTGGTACATTAAATTACGATATTACCCATGATTGGCAGTTTATGTTGCAAGGCAGTCGTAGTAAAAATGAAGCAGATGACAAACTGCTTTATTTACTAAGCAATACGATCGACAGAGAAACAGGCATGGGTGCAGCTACTTACAATAGTTACTCTGGTGGCGACCGTAATCAAGACAACTGGAAAGCCACTGTAAATGGTGTTTTTGATGCCTTTGGTCAAACCCATACAGTGCAATTTGGCGGCAGCTATAACAAAAATGAGCTAAAGAGTTACGCGCATACGGCTACGCCTAATTATGAGCCGATAAACTTTTATACTTGGAATGGTGATTATCCAGAACCCGTCTGGAGTGATAAAAGAGAGACTGCTAATGTTGATACTAAAGAGAAAAGTCTATTTGCTTCGGGTCGCTTCCAACTCACAGACCCGTTAGCGTTAGTACTCGGTACACGCGTAACCGATTATGACAGTGAAGGCTTTGATTCAGGTGTCGATATTGATGTATCACACGATGATAAATGGGTGCCCTATATAGGCGCCACCTATGACATCAATGATAACCACACCGTATTTGCCAGTTATACCAGCATTTTTGATCCACAAATAGAGCGGGATGTTAATAATAACTTGCTTGACCCCGTTGATGGCGACAACTATGAATTGGGTATTAAAAGCAGTAACGTTGCGGGCACGCTACAAGGTCAATTTAGTGTGTTTCGTATTAAGCAAGATAATTTAGCACAGCCAGTGGCGGGCACAACCATTATTAATACAGATCCGCCGCAGCAAGCTTATATACAAGCAGATGGCGCAACCAGCAAGGGGGTAGACATCGAGGTGACGGGGCGTATTAATCCTGATTGGCAAACCAGTATTGGTTTTACCCAGTTTATCGCAAAAGATGATAATGACGATAGAGTTAATCCGCAGTTTCCAGACAGAGTATTCAAACTGTTCAACACTTATGACATGTCTTCATGGATACCCGGCTTAACGGTAGGCGGTGGTATTAATTGGTCAGATGAACGCCACACCTTACTGACCAATCCAGCAACGCAGACGCTGGAGAAATATGAGCAGAATAACGTGACTTTAGTAGACATTATGGCGCGTTACAACATTACAGACAGTTTGGAGGCGCAACTCAATGTAGAAAACCTATTTGATGAAGAATACCTGAGTAATACGGGGTTCGGTTTTGGTCAAATCAATTATGGTAAGCCGTTGACACTTTCTGGAAAGCTGAGCTATACGTTTTAA
- a CDS encoding pirin family protein gives MPNKTRTITEVLSAHKAIDDGDMLLWRALPQRDRFSIGPYVFVDHYKHQSMRGIGDKPHPHAGIEVISYLFEGGVAHRDSKGLKGELNALDAQYINAGRGMIHAEQPTSGRHGLQLWTSLPADKKLMEPSYQEYHSDKIPEFNKDQATVRVIAGHLEGHNGPIQTQTTNLLAHVRLPANQSVTLDVDEKSAEELGIYVVIGQLALADGRKLGSESIAVLSTGNSVTLTASDADVELVLLGGDTIKDNIIFDGPFVMDTEERIVQAYEDYHSGKMGQLV, from the coding sequence ATGCCAAACAAAACAAGAACAATTACCGAGGTTTTATCAGCACACAAAGCCATCGATGACGGGGACATGCTGTTATGGCGTGCCCTGCCTCAGCGTGACCGATTTTCTATTGGGCCCTATGTGTTCGTTGATCATTACAAACACCAAAGCATGCGTGGTATTGGGGATAAACCGCACCCACACGCTGGGATTGAAGTGATTAGTTACCTATTTGAAGGCGGCGTTGCCCACCGTGACAGCAAAGGCCTAAAAGGCGAGTTGAACGCACTTGATGCCCAATATATTAATGCAGGACGCGGTATGATCCATGCCGAACAGCCAACCAGTGGTCGTCACGGACTACAATTATGGACAAGCCTACCCGCTGACAAAAAACTGATGGAACCCAGCTATCAAGAATATCATAGCGACAAAATCCCTGAGTTTAATAAAGATCAAGCCACCGTCCGCGTTATTGCAGGCCATCTTGAAGGTCATAACGGCCCCATTCAGACCCAAACCACCAATCTATTAGCGCATGTTCGCCTGCCTGCCAATCAAAGTGTTACTTTGGATGTGGATGAAAAAAGTGCTGAAGAGCTTGGGATTTATGTGGTGATTGGTCAATTAGCTTTAGCTGATGGACGCAAACTTGGTTCAGAATCTATTGCCGTTTTATCTACGGGCAATAGTGTTACGTTGACAGCCAGTGATGCCGATGTCGAGTTGGTGCTACTAGGTGGCGATACCATCAAAGACAATATTATTTTTGATGGTCCATTTGTGATGGATACCGAAGAGCGTATCGTACAAGCTTATGAGGATTATCACAGCGGTAAAATGGGTCAGCTCGTATAA
- a CDS encoding adenylate kinase: MKKVNVLGTSGSGKSTFAKALADKLKCAYVEMDGLFWLDNWQHVDDETFIKNIEKALDKPTFILDGNYSRTIPIKWKDIDTVIWLNYSFPLVLSRAFRRAIFRTISRKKLWDTNNVESLTRLFSKKSIIWWTITTHHKNRKKVRQLINKPEHQHIKFIELTKPIEAKTLLKSL, from the coding sequence ATGAAAAAAGTCAACGTGTTAGGGACATCGGGTTCAGGGAAATCTACGTTTGCCAAAGCTCTAGCAGATAAGCTTAAATGTGCATACGTTGAAATGGACGGATTATTTTGGCTCGATAATTGGCAGCATGTTGATGATGAAACCTTTATCAAAAATATTGAAAAAGCGCTAGATAAGCCAACATTTATATTAGATGGTAATTATAGTCGGACAATACCTATCAAATGGAAAGATATCGACACCGTCATTTGGCTGAACTATTCGTTCCCATTAGTGTTATCTCGTGCTTTTAGGCGTGCCATATTTAGGACTATTAGTAGAAAGAAGCTGTGGGATACCAATAATGTAGAGAGCTTAACAAGACTGTTTTCCAAAAAATCTATTATTTGGTGGACGATCACAACGCATCATAAAAATCGTAAAAAGGTTCGTCAATTAATAAACAAACCTGAACACCAGCATATTAAATTTATTGAACTGACCAAACCCATTGAGGCCAAAACGCTTTTAAAAAGTTTATAA
- a CDS encoding putative hydro-lyase, whose product MTDLANITPQSARILIREGKLNQPTSGLCKGHVQANLVIVPKALAYDFLLFAQRNPKPCPILDVTDIGSPEPKFMAKGADLRYDLARYRIYKQGELVDEVSNLESYWQDDLVGFLLGCSFSFESALINASIPIRHIEDNHNVPMYITNIDTVPAGAFSGKMVVSMRPIPYHQVTRAVQATSRFPQVHGAPVHIGDPSLIGIDDINTPDFGDASRIGKGEVPVFWACGVTPQNIAMTSKPELMITHAPGYMFICDPKDEDLAVL is encoded by the coding sequence ATGACAGACCTTGCCAACATTACGCCTCAAAGCGCTCGAATTCTCATTAGAGAAGGCAAGCTCAATCAGCCCACATCTGGGTTGTGTAAAGGTCATGTTCAGGCCAATCTGGTTATCGTCCCTAAAGCCCTTGCCTATGACTTCTTATTATTTGCTCAGCGCAACCCAAAACCCTGCCCCATCTTAGATGTGACCGACATCGGTAGCCCAGAGCCCAAGTTTATGGCAAAAGGTGCCGACCTTCGCTATGACTTAGCAAGATATCGTATTTACAAACAGGGTGAGCTGGTCGATGAGGTATCAAATTTAGAGAGTTATTGGCAGGATGATTTGGTCGGCTTCTTGTTGGGCTGTAGCTTCTCATTTGAATCAGCGTTAATCAATGCGTCTATCCCCATCCGTCATATCGAAGACAATCACAATGTACCGATGTACATTACCAATATAGATACCGTACCAGCCGGCGCATTTAGCGGAAAAATGGTGGTCAGTATGCGCCCCATTCCCTATCATCAAGTTACTCGGGCGGTGCAAGCAACGTCACGCTTTCCGCAAGTTCACGGTGCGCCGGTACATATTGGTGATCCAAGCCTAATCGGTATTGATGATATTAACACCCCTGACTTTGGTGACGCCTCTCGCATTGGAAAAGGCGAAGTGCCTGTGTTCTGGGCGTGTGGTGTCACTCCGCAAAACATTGCAATGACATCAAAGCCTGAGCTGATGATCACCCATGCACCAGGTTATATGTTTATTTGTGATCCAAAAGATGAAGATTTGGCGGTATTGTAA